One window of the Marinilactibacillus sp. Marseille-P9653 genome contains the following:
- a CDS encoding Rrf2 family transcriptional regulator, which translates to MKFSKATNYALHSMVHLAMENTNEAVGVDTLAQRQKLSPTYLSKILTKLSKAGLIESTPGVKGGYRLVREPEECSFLDVIQATEGYESLLNCTMSHDGKWSQTCLIERTMSEVEDKMKEELASKTIAGILLQMPEKN; encoded by the coding sequence ATGAAGTTTTCTAAAGCAACGAACTATGCGTTACATTCTATGGTTCACTTAGCTATGGAAAATACGAATGAAGCGGTAGGGGTAGATACACTAGCACAGCGCCAAAAATTATCTCCAACTTATTTATCAAAGATTTTAACAAAACTATCTAAAGCCGGTTTGATCGAATCGACGCCTGGAGTTAAAGGTGGATACCGATTGGTACGTGAACCTGAAGAATGCTCCTTTCTCGATGTAATACAGGCTACAGAAGGATATGAATCTTTACTGAATTGTACAATGTCACATGATGGAAAATGGAGTCAAACGTGTTTAATTGAGCGTACAATGTCAGAAGTAGAAGACAAAATGAAAGAAGAACTAGCGAGCAAAACAATTGCAGGAATTCTTTTACAAATGCCTGAAAAAAATTAG
- the brxC gene encoding BREX system P-loop protein BrxC, whose protein sequence is MNIEQLFKKDITRDIQGVIKIGQEEKENIRQELEEYVVTEELARHFETFFHAYRKTYQYPTDKVGVWISGFFGSGKSHFLKILSYLLNSTVKVDQQQPFTYFKDKIHHSKTLEQMKEIASLPSEVVLFNIDSKTEADSKLNKEGIVKVFNKVFNEMRGYSASIPWLAQLEETLETNGDYEAFKSAFKEETTVTWEEGRDEYYYNLDEIITALAKGTQMSEESARKWIEEGEQNYSISVDSFAKRLKKYLESKEEDFRLIFAADEVGQYISNNTQLMLNLQTVVEDLGKYCHGKIWVLVTSQQDIDSLSENLSATDFSKIQGRFNTRINLSSANADEVIKVRLLEKRETAVDSLALTFDEQETALRNKLEFDDNVPKGFRFYSDQESFISVYPFVPYQFHLLQKVFTSIREHGSAGKHLSDGERNLLESIQQATIEYKDKEIGQLIPFSTFYTHIDQALEHSVRSTIIKATQNEALNEFDVSVLKLLFLIRYIDEMPGTLKNITTLMTSHVDQDTIELQKQISQTMKLLEKEFYVQRIGNNYQFLTNEEQDVNREIGNIHFPTSDLVHEVGKLLVEELLAIRKFAYRPFQDKPSIEYLINLSQWIDDRGINNLTTDLGIRFLTVYSEIAEETEMIALSQREPKVVVRIPDEYDFGELRHVHKINLYLREQSSKTKTPLIEEINARKGQERNKISAAFKAKLKMAIEESVIYVNGFEVEVKGPPLLRIEEGLRLLVESFYPKLSYIVKNYTKDQLEKLITDDQMNMIDEQFVDDNRQATEEIERYLNTLHDRNMDVTLLEIIERYSKEPYGWKELDILATLSHLIIAERIVLLQHSRKMVLSEDHFLRQILKKNVQERIVVKKRKTIDTRIMNQARQLISDVFGITALGEKEEDIAQTIRERFSREQKNLELLETNYRTVSFPERNLVREGLNLVQKVVAIEENIELLTYLAQNDEQVMETMEELEDVKSFFSTSQKSIYEKAVQANLLYLEDQHYLDNLEIDFLAKTIQEILNLERPYSRIKELNDLIDRFNMELGQHLENVTAPIKDMVDQDKSDIEKLLQELDGYSEQDKINRSYQFKISDLEQKMIHAKTVGKIRSFENESQQIKNTVVRQIDEAKQGIYERQEAERQRIVKDKSEQEDKVDRSKSEVDSNGNSVIEEATGMNSGPNTKLILKPKPEKSYVMSRSDLLPKRMVDLRTEDDIDGYLQVLRTSLLEKLEQADVVKLT, encoded by the coding sequence GTGAACATAGAACAATTATTCAAAAAAGATATTACACGTGATATTCAAGGTGTAATCAAAATTGGACAAGAAGAAAAAGAAAATATTCGTCAAGAATTAGAAGAATATGTTGTTACAGAAGAACTAGCAAGACATTTCGAAACTTTTTTTCATGCGTATAGAAAAACCTATCAGTATCCAACTGACAAAGTCGGTGTTTGGATATCTGGATTTTTTGGATCAGGTAAATCTCATTTCCTGAAAATTTTATCTTATTTGTTAAATTCAACTGTCAAAGTCGATCAACAACAGCCTTTCACGTATTTTAAAGATAAAATACATCATTCAAAAACATTAGAACAAATGAAAGAAATTGCTTCTCTACCAAGTGAAGTCGTTTTATTCAATATTGATTCTAAAACAGAGGCGGATTCCAAGCTAAATAAAGAAGGAATCGTCAAAGTTTTTAATAAAGTTTTTAATGAAATGCGTGGTTACTCAGCAAGTATTCCTTGGTTAGCTCAGCTGGAAGAAACCTTAGAAACAAATGGAGATTATGAGGCATTCAAAAGCGCGTTCAAAGAAGAAACAACAGTGACATGGGAAGAAGGTCGAGACGAATACTATTATAATCTAGACGAAATTATTACGGCGCTCGCAAAAGGAACACAAATGTCAGAAGAGAGTGCACGTAAATGGATCGAAGAAGGTGAGCAGAATTATTCTATATCAGTGGATAGTTTTGCTAAACGACTAAAAAAATACTTAGAGAGCAAAGAAGAGGACTTTCGCTTGATTTTTGCAGCGGATGAAGTAGGACAGTATATTTCTAACAATACGCAGCTGATGTTGAATCTTCAGACAGTTGTAGAAGATTTAGGTAAATATTGTCACGGTAAAATTTGGGTACTTGTCACTTCTCAACAGGATATAGATAGTTTAAGCGAAAACCTATCTGCTACAGACTTCTCTAAAATTCAAGGCCGTTTCAATACACGGATCAATTTAAGTAGTGCAAATGCGGATGAAGTCATCAAAGTAAGGTTACTTGAAAAAAGAGAGACAGCGGTCGATTCGCTAGCTCTAACATTTGACGAACAAGAGACAGCCTTAAGAAATAAACTGGAATTTGATGATAACGTACCTAAAGGATTTCGTTTTTATTCAGATCAGGAGAGCTTTATTAGCGTATACCCTTTTGTACCTTATCAATTCCATTTATTGCAGAAAGTATTTACGTCCATTCGTGAACATGGTTCTGCTGGTAAGCACTTATCTGATGGAGAAAGAAATTTACTTGAATCCATTCAACAAGCAACGATTGAATACAAAGATAAGGAGATTGGTCAACTAATTCCATTCTCGACTTTTTACACACATATTGACCAAGCATTAGAGCATAGTGTTCGAAGTACAATCATTAAAGCAACTCAAAATGAAGCATTAAATGAGTTTGATGTAAGTGTACTAAAATTATTATTCTTGATCCGTTACATCGATGAGATGCCGGGCACCTTGAAGAATATCACAACATTAATGACGTCTCACGTTGACCAGGATACGATTGAGCTTCAAAAACAAATCAGTCAGACCATGAAATTACTTGAAAAGGAATTTTATGTTCAGCGTATTGGGAATAACTATCAATTTTTAACGAATGAGGAACAAGACGTCAACCGTGAAATAGGTAATATTCACTTTCCAACTTCTGACTTGGTACATGAAGTTGGAAAGCTTTTGGTAGAAGAACTATTGGCGATTCGTAAATTTGCTTATCGGCCATTTCAAGATAAACCGTCTATTGAGTACTTGATCAACCTATCGCAATGGATTGATGATCGAGGGATCAATAACCTTACTACAGATTTGGGTATTCGGTTTTTAACGGTGTATTCAGAAATAGCAGAAGAAACAGAAATGATTGCATTATCTCAAAGAGAACCAAAAGTTGTCGTCAGAATCCCTGACGAGTATGATTTTGGAGAACTTAGACACGTACACAAAATCAATTTATATCTGCGTGAACAGTCTAGCAAGACAAAGACACCTCTGATTGAAGAGATCAATGCGAGAAAAGGACAAGAGAGAAACAAAATCTCAGCTGCTTTTAAAGCAAAACTAAAAATGGCTATTGAAGAATCTGTGATCTATGTCAATGGATTTGAAGTTGAGGTTAAAGGTCCACCGCTTTTGAGAATAGAAGAAGGGCTAAGATTGCTCGTTGAATCTTTTTATCCTAAATTGAGTTATATAGTTAAAAATTATACAAAAGATCAGTTAGAAAAGCTGATTACAGATGATCAGATGAACATGATCGATGAGCAGTTTGTTGATGATAACCGTCAAGCTACTGAAGAAATAGAACGGTATTTAAATACCCTTCATGATCGAAATATGGACGTGACATTACTTGAAATCATTGAACGCTACAGTAAAGAACCCTATGGATGGAAAGAACTGGATATTTTAGCTACTTTAAGCCATTTAATAATTGCAGAGCGAATTGTCCTATTGCAGCATAGTCGAAAAATGGTATTGTCAGAAGATCATTTTTTAAGACAGATACTAAAGAAAAATGTACAAGAACGCATTGTAGTTAAAAAACGTAAAACAATCGATACACGCATAATGAATCAAGCCAGACAGTTGATCAGCGATGTGTTCGGAATTACTGCTTTAGGAGAAAAAGAAGAGGATATTGCTCAGACGATCCGAGAACGTTTCTCAAGAGAACAGAAGAATTTAGAACTGCTTGAAACGAATTATAGGACGGTTTCTTTTCCCGAGCGTAATTTGGTTAGAGAAGGATTGAATTTAGTTCAAAAAGTCGTTGCCATTGAAGAAAATATTGAACTCCTAACTTATCTAGCGCAAAACGATGAACAGGTTATGGAGACAATGGAAGAGTTAGAAGATGTCAAAAGTTTTTTCAGCACGAGTCAAAAATCTATTTACGAGAAAGCTGTTCAAGCCAATTTACTATATCTAGAAGACCAGCACTACTTAGATAATCTTGAAATTGATTTTTTGGCAAAAACTATTCAAGAAATTTTGAATCTGGAGCGACCTTATTCGAGGATAAAAGAATTGAATGATCTCATTGACCGTTTTAATATGGAGCTCGGGCAACACCTAGAAAACGTAACGGCCCCTATAAAAGATATGGTCGATCAAGATAAATCGGATATAGAGAAGTTACTACAAGAACTAGATGGCTACTCAGAACAAGATAAAATCAATCGTAGTTATCAATTTAAAATCAGTGATCTAGAACAAAAGATGATTCACGCAAAAACTGTTGGAAAAATTCGGTCATTTGAAAATGAAAGTCAGCAAATCAAGAATACAGTCGTTAGACAAATTGATGAAGCAAAGCAAGGGATTTACGAAAGACAAGAAGCAGAAAGACAGCGAATCGTAAAAGACAAATCGGAACAAGAAGATAAAGTGGATAGATCGAAATCTGAAGTCGATTCCAATGGAAACTCTGTAATCGAAGAAGCAACAGGAATGAATTCTGGTCCTAATACCAAACTGATACTTAAGCCAAAACCAGAAAAAAGTTATGTGATGAGTCGGTCAGATCTGCTGCCAAAACGCATGGTCGATTTAAGAACAGAAGATGATATTGATGGGTACCTCCAGGTTCTTCGAACATCTTTGCTTGAAAAATTAGAACAAGCGGATGTTGTCAAACTAACTTAG
- the rbsK gene encoding ribokinase, whose translation MSKLLVVGSISTDFVVETKREPKVGGTIFGETFETHFGGKGANQAVAAARLGAEVEMFGAVGSDVFGERLLDNLKKNAVGSNHVQIIKDAPSGSAVITVMNGDNMIIYVAGANDAYTPDCLFQNQQQIDMLKQSDMVLVQNELPQATIEKLIDQSYQNRIPVLYNPAPARKLTEELMKFITFLTPNETEFQEMFPGQSISNMLEKYSNKLIVTLGQNGAQFHDGDKIVTVPAIEIEHVVDTTGAGDTFNGAFAVAYMEGQTLEECVRFANKAAAVSIQKSGAQNGMPSIEDIPNLCNR comes from the coding sequence ATGTCAAAATTGTTAGTCGTTGGAAGTATTTCAACGGATTTTGTCGTAGAAACAAAAAGAGAGCCAAAAGTAGGGGGAACGATTTTCGGGGAAACCTTTGAAACCCATTTTGGAGGTAAAGGCGCTAATCAGGCTGTTGCGGCTGCTCGACTAGGTGCTGAAGTTGAAATGTTTGGAGCCGTTGGTTCAGATGTTTTTGGAGAAAGACTGTTAGACAATTTAAAAAAGAATGCTGTTGGAAGTAATCACGTGCAAATCATTAAAGATGCTCCATCAGGGTCAGCCGTTATAACCGTAATGAATGGAGATAACATGATCATTTATGTAGCGGGAGCAAATGATGCCTATACACCTGATTGTCTCTTTCAAAATCAACAACAGATAGACATGCTGAAACAAAGTGATATGGTACTAGTCCAAAATGAATTGCCACAAGCTACGATTGAAAAATTGATTGATCAAAGCTATCAAAATCGTATTCCAGTATTATATAACCCAGCTCCAGCTAGAAAGTTAACAGAAGAGTTAATGAAATTCATTACTTTCCTGACGCCGAATGAAACAGAATTTCAAGAAATGTTTCCTGGACAGTCGATAAGTAATATGCTTGAGAAATATTCCAATAAACTGATTGTGACACTAGGACAAAACGGAGCACAATTTCATGATGGTGATAAAATTGTAACTGTACCTGCAATTGAAATAGAGCATGTTGTGGATACTACAGGAGCTGGAGATACGTTCAACGGAGCCTTTGCAGTAGCGTATATGGAAGGTCAAACATTAGAAGAGTGCGTACGATTTGCGAACAAAGCGGCCGCCGTTTCTATACAGAAGTCGGGAGCACAAAACGGAATGCCTTCAATAGAAGACATTCCAAATCTCTGTAATAGATAG
- a CDS encoding DUF1819 family protein: MSPNSYSTTLNTRNFLYPQSKAVAQLMLEGKTKEEIIYQVIDKNLFQLKSKSRTKGFLNEILKRLTYLDEELLHDFLNTDPLTSKAVLFYALLKRDRLLFEWARELIWEKRRVLEWDLQRRETEVFLEKKAEQSQKVASWNAETNGRLVNALHQVLIESGYGEKIEEHILLQIPYIEPKISERLKKLQDDKAVEIVLGEVRYASSD, translated from the coding sequence ATGTCCCCAAATAGCTACTCTACAACATTGAATACTAGGAATTTTTTGTATCCTCAATCGAAAGCTGTTGCACAACTTATGCTTGAAGGGAAAACAAAAGAAGAAATCATTTATCAGGTGATAGACAAGAATTTATTTCAGCTAAAAAGTAAAAGTAGGACTAAAGGATTTCTAAATGAAATTCTAAAAAGATTGACTTACTTGGATGAAGAATTGCTACACGATTTTCTAAACACTGACCCATTGACAAGTAAAGCAGTATTATTTTATGCGCTTCTGAAAAGAGATCGATTGTTATTCGAATGGGCAAGAGAATTGATCTGGGAAAAAAGAAGAGTTTTAGAATGGGACTTGCAGAGAAGAGAAACGGAGGTTTTTCTTGAAAAAAAAGCAGAGCAAAGTCAGAAGGTGGCTAGCTGGAATGCAGAAACAAATGGGCGATTAGTCAATGCACTTCACCAAGTTTTAATTGAATCGGGATATGGGGAAAAAATAGAAGAACATATTCTTCTACAAATCCCTTACATTGAGCCAAAAATATCTGAACGATTGAAAAAATTACAGGATGACAAAGCTGTAGAAATCGTTCTTGGGGAGGTGCGTTATGCGTCCAGTGACTGA
- a CDS encoding Mur ligase family protein, which yields MNLTDLLTSVEIDSSRPAQLKTEKKETHIEKIAYHSKEVEPQTLFVCIKGHQADGHQYAKDAVKKGATVVVVEHFLEELDVLQLKVNDSREALAIISSNFFGNPSKSLSIFGVTATNGKTTITYMTEEIFKAHKLKSGLIGTILVKMDKEIEMSRLTTPESYDLQQHFAKMRDCEISHVSMEVSSSALELKRVYHTEFDVVAFMNISPEHIRLHESFEAYFDAKAALVRKAPKQSTAILNIDEPLLVPLEKETQAQVVTFGIENQSGTMTVSDLRFLSGKPQFKVNIMKPFSSLTGKQIETMSFELEMSIPGYHSIYNALTAVVTGLVNDIPVEVIQLGIKNFTGVERRFQMLYDNEFKVIDDLLLNQNNIDSCMETISHLEYKDLHLVHAIRGNNGPEHSTEIANSLAEWFNTINVSKIILTTAPSHVEKKDKVTEEELAAFLKVMNQNDIDITFYEELDETLRFGVEQLKPDDILLISGAHSMDQGARKTLELLKEIHPDVDQKVINQVLDRKLIGMDPDDVTKKLLQYSSERENN from the coding sequence ATGAACCTAACTGACCTATTGACCTCGGTAGAGATCGACTCTAGCCGTCCAGCTCAGCTCAAAACAGAAAAAAAAGAGACCCACATTGAAAAAATAGCTTATCATTCAAAAGAAGTTGAACCACAAACACTATTTGTCTGCATTAAAGGACATCAAGCTGATGGACATCAATATGCAAAAGATGCTGTGAAAAAAGGTGCGACAGTCGTTGTCGTTGAGCATTTTCTTGAAGAACTAGATGTACTACAACTCAAAGTTAATGATAGCCGTGAAGCATTAGCGATTATATCCAGTAATTTCTTTGGTAATCCTTCTAAATCTTTAAGTATATTTGGAGTGACAGCTACAAACGGCAAAACAACCATCACTTATATGACAGAAGAAATCTTTAAAGCACATAAACTAAAATCGGGTCTGATTGGAACGATTCTAGTGAAAATGGATAAAGAGATTGAAATGAGTCGGTTGACGACACCTGAGTCCTATGATTTGCAGCAGCATTTTGCAAAAATGAGAGATTGTGAAATTTCTCATGTCTCTATGGAAGTCTCATCTTCAGCGCTTGAACTTAAAAGAGTCTATCATACAGAATTTGATGTAGTGGCATTTATGAACATAAGCCCAGAACACATTCGATTACATGAATCTTTTGAAGCTTATTTTGATGCAAAAGCTGCACTAGTCAGAAAAGCACCCAAGCAAAGCACAGCAATTTTAAATATTGATGAACCACTACTGGTTCCTTTGGAAAAGGAGACACAAGCACAAGTCGTCACGTTTGGTATTGAAAATCAGTCGGGTACAATGACAGTTTCGGACCTTCGCTTTTTATCAGGAAAGCCTCAATTCAAAGTGAATATTATGAAGCCATTTTCTTCTTTAACTGGAAAACAGATTGAAACGATGAGTTTCGAATTGGAGATGTCGATTCCTGGTTACCACTCTATTTACAATGCACTGACGGCAGTGGTTACTGGCCTTGTAAATGATATACCTGTTGAAGTGATTCAGTTAGGAATCAAGAACTTTACTGGTGTCGAAAGACGCTTCCAAATGCTATATGACAACGAATTTAAAGTAATAGATGATTTGTTATTAAATCAAAATAATATTGATTCATGCATGGAAACGATCAGCCATCTTGAATACAAAGATTTACATCTAGTCCACGCTATCCGAGGGAATAATGGACCGGAACACAGCACGGAAATTGCAAACTCCTTGGCAGAATGGTTTAATACAATAAACGTTAGCAAAATTATATTAACGACAGCGCCTTCTCACGTGGAAAAAAAAGATAAGGTAACAGAAGAGGAATTAGCAGCATTCCTGAAAGTAATGAATCAGAACGACATTGACATCACATTTTATGAAGAACTGGATGAAACGTTACGTTTTGGCGTTGAACAATTGAAACCAGATGATATTCTGTTAATTTCTGGAGCACATTCAATGGATCAGGGCGCAAGAAAAACGCTTGAATTGCTAAAAGAAATACATCCTGACGTAGATCAAAAAGTTATCAATCAAGTCCTAGATCGTAAATTGATCGGCATGGATCCTGATGATGTGACCAAGAAACTTCTACAATATAGTTCTGAACGAGAAAATAACTAG
- a CDS encoding class I SAM-dependent methyltransferase — protein sequence MGHIEAFDKMAATYDKADRVEMAKKSANLIRRLLNHKESKSAIDFGCGTGLLSLELSDAFESILMIDSSAEMIKVVEKKIKDSSFSHLTPKHLDIETNRVLFEKVDTIFMSLVLHHIADPESLLMKLSDAIYSGGQLMIIEMERSEGSSHHPQTLSQKKLLEKLPSYNFKNIYTEFFYQTVNENKGDSISLYIISAEKV from the coding sequence GTGGGACATATAGAAGCATTTGATAAAATGGCAGCGACATACGATAAAGCGGATAGAGTAGAGATGGCGAAAAAGTCCGCAAATCTGATTCGTCGTTTGTTGAATCATAAAGAATCCAAGTCTGCAATTGATTTTGGATGTGGAACTGGGCTATTAAGTCTAGAGCTGTCAGATGCTTTTGAATCCATCTTGATGATTGATTCATCGGCTGAAATGATTAAAGTAGTAGAAAAGAAGATCAAAGACTCATCATTTAGTCATTTAACTCCAAAACACTTGGACATCGAAACAAACCGTGTACTTTTCGAAAAAGTAGATACGATTTTTATGTCCTTAGTCTTACACCATATCGCTGATCCAGAAAGCCTATTGATGAAACTGTCTGACGCAATCTATTCAGGCGGACAATTGATGATTATTGAGATGGAAAGAAGCGAAGGTTCAAGTCACCATCCTCAAACACTCTCTCAAAAGAAACTTTTAGAAAAGCTTCCTAGTTACAATTTCAAAAATATTTATACGGAATTTTTTTATCAAACTGTTAACGAAAACAAAGGAGACTCTATTTCCCTTTATATTATCAGTGCTGAGAAAGTTTAA
- a CDS encoding tyrosine-type recombinase/integrase, producing the protein MPLELFKSHLEDKGLSESTIKAYLYAVEIFSDTYTVDHKQLLEYKGYLIEHYKPQTTNLRINGINRYLEYLGRTDLRLKTIKFQQKTFLENVISHADYTFLKAQLKKEGKVKWYFIVWYLGATGARISELVKLKIEHIQVGYFDIYSKGGKTRRLYIPKKLKDETLLWVEKKGLRSGYLFLNQKNQQISTRGISLHLKYCAKKYGINPNVVYPHSFRHLFAKNFLKRHNDISLLADLMGHDSIETTRIYLRKSSMEQQQIINDVVTW; encoded by the coding sequence ATGCCATTAGAATTATTTAAATCTCATTTAGAAGATAAAGGGCTATCTGAATCAACCATTAAAGCATATTTGTATGCTGTAGAAATTTTTTCAGATACTTACACTGTTGATCATAAACAACTTCTCGAATACAAAGGATATTTAATAGAACACTATAAACCTCAAACTACAAATTTGAGGATCAATGGTATTAATCGTTATCTTGAATATCTAGGTAGAACTGACTTACGTCTAAAAACGATTAAATTTCAGCAAAAAACATTTCTCGAAAACGTCATTAGTCATGCTGATTACACTTTCTTGAAAGCGCAGCTTAAAAAAGAAGGAAAAGTTAAATGGTATTTTATTGTTTGGTATTTAGGGGCTACTGGCGCAAGGATCAGTGAATTAGTCAAACTAAAAATCGAACATATCCAGGTAGGTTATTTTGACATTTACTCTAAAGGTGGAAAGACAAGAAGATTGTATATTCCAAAAAAATTAAAGGATGAAACTTTATTATGGGTTGAAAAAAAAGGGTTAAGATCTGGTTATTTATTTTTGAATCAAAAAAATCAGCAAATTAGTACTAGAGGAATTTCTCTTCATTTAAAATACTGTGCAAAAAAATATGGGATAAATCCAAACGTTGTCTATCCCCATTCATTCAGACATCTTTTTGCAAAGAATTTTTTAAAGAGACATAACGATATATCCCTATTGGCAGATTTAATGGGTCACGATAGTATTGAAACAACAAGGATTTATTTAAGAAAATCTTCAATGGAACAACAGCAAATCATTAATGATGTTGTCACATGGTAA
- a CDS encoding DUF1788 domain-containing protein: MRPVTERLEELKSRLLNKELLDNTKLGNEVGFFIFDHEPVDELIVRERIPLMIQELKLSNPNISIQVFDLYDLILEFFEKKNYLEKNFQIESRKNSEFLFQKMQQALRIATDQDWIVQSFDEKWDKESIVFITGVGKAFPLVRSHVLLNNLQPIIEKRPLILFYPGVYTNGQLHLFKEFLDDHYYRAFRAVES; the protein is encoded by the coding sequence ATGCGTCCAGTGACTGAAAGGCTTGAAGAATTAAAGAGTAGACTTTTAAATAAGGAGTTGCTGGATAACACGAAATTAGGAAATGAAGTAGGCTTTTTCATTTTTGATCACGAACCAGTAGATGAACTGATCGTTCGTGAGAGGATTCCACTGATGATACAAGAATTAAAACTATCCAATCCGAACATTTCAATACAAGTTTTCGACTTATATGATCTGATTTTAGAATTTTTTGAAAAAAAGAATTACTTGGAAAAAAACTTTCAGATTGAAAGCCGTAAAAACTCAGAATTTCTTTTTCAGAAAATGCAGCAAGCTTTACGTATAGCAACCGATCAAGACTGGATCGTTCAGTCTTTTGATGAAAAATGGGATAAAGAGTCTATCGTTTTTATTACTGGAGTAGGAAAAGCTTTTCCGCTCGTTCGGAGCCACGTTCTATTAAACAATTTACAGCCCATCATCGAAAAAAGACCACTTATTTTATTCTATCCAGGAGTGTACACGAATGGGCAACTTCATTTATTTAAAGAATTCTTAGATGACCATTACTACCGCGCCTTCCGGGCCGTGGAATCCTAA
- a CDS encoding TraX family protein — protein sequence MMQTNFDYKLNMIKWIGIITMTIDHAGAFLFPQYLWLRLIGRIAFPCFLYSTVEGTLRTRDYKKYIIRLLLLGVISMPITPNTINVVFLLAVFSLSMKYPRYFLGFLLLSIPTEYSVYGFLFGWSIYWIKERNVVQGIVAAGIVQFIVGISLQTYSVLSIPLFLSEKAIKLPRLPKYFFYWYYPLHQVFLILLSMWIIY from the coding sequence ATGATGCAGACCAATTTTGACTACAAGCTGAATATGATCAAGTGGATCGGGATTATCACAATGACGATCGATCATGCGGGCGCTTTTCTTTTCCCTCAATATTTATGGTTAAGATTAATCGGACGAATCGCTTTTCCTTGTTTTTTGTACAGCACAGTAGAAGGTACCTTGAGAACCCGAGATTATAAAAAGTACATCATAAGATTATTACTACTAGGGGTAATTTCTATGCCGATTACGCCAAATACCATCAATGTGGTGTTTTTATTGGCAGTCTTTTCACTTTCCATGAAGTATCCGCGGTATTTTTTAGGGTTCTTGTTACTAAGTATACCAACTGAATACAGTGTGTATGGATTTTTGTTTGGTTGGAGCATTTACTGGATAAAAGAGCGTAATGTAGTGCAAGGGATAGTGGCTGCTGGCATTGTCCAGTTTATTGTAGGCATTTCTTTGCAAACCTATTCTGTACTGTCTATTCCACTATTTTTATCAGAAAAGGCAATCAAGTTGCCTAGGTTACCCAAATATTTTTTCTATTGGTATTATCCATTGCATCAAGTTTTCCTTATCCTCTTGTCTATGTGGATAATATACTAG
- a CDS encoding NAD(P)/FAD-dependent oxidoreductase has product MLEVVVIGGGPAGMSAALVAGRGKKEVLLIDEELPRNRVTQEAHAFLTRDGVTPEQFREKGRRDLSKYPTIKTENARIVSIDSKLDHTFELKTETGETVQTRAVVLAIGFKETLPAVKNIESYYGKSLFSCPFCDGWEMQDCSLILIIDTKEGAHLPTLLNNWSEDLIVATNGMDIFDAQQKKDLKLNQIRLIDKEIVELKGENGALQSVVFEDGEEVIRTGGFCTPTINQNFPFVEELGLEVNEAGFVSTDSMGRTNIKGIYAAGEITGPSQLIVSASHGHMAGVGIIFDYSASAYKKN; this is encoded by the coding sequence ATGCTAGAAGTTGTAGTAATTGGTGGAGGCCCAGCAGGAATGAGTGCTGCATTAGTTGCTGGAAGAGGCAAAAAAGAAGTTCTTTTGATTGATGAAGAACTACCTAGAAACAGAGTCACTCAAGAGGCCCATGCGTTTTTAACGAGAGACGGTGTGACACCAGAACAATTCAGAGAAAAAGGAAGAAGAGATCTATCGAAATATCCGACGATCAAAACAGAAAATGCCAGAATAGTATCCATTGACTCTAAACTTGATCATACGTTTGAACTCAAAACAGAAACAGGGGAAACCGTTCAAACGAGAGCGGTCGTTTTAGCCATTGGTTTCAAAGAAACCTTACCTGCTGTAAAAAATATCGAATCTTATTATGGTAAAAGTCTATTTTCTTGTCCATTTTGTGATGGATGGGAAATGCAAGATTGTTCATTGATATTAATCATTGATACTAAAGAAGGAGCACATTTACCGACGTTACTAAATAATTGGTCAGAAGATCTGATTGTCGCAACGAACGGAATGGATATTTTTGATGCCCAGCAGAAAAAAGATTTAAAATTGAACCAAATTAGACTGATTGACAAAGAAATAGTGGAGCTAAAAGGCGAAAACGGAGCGCTACAGAGTGTAGTATTTGAAGATGGAGAAGAAGTCATTAGAACAGGTGGCTTTTGTACACCAACGATTAATCAGAACTTTCCTTTCGTAGAAGAGTTAGGACTTGAAGTTAATGAGGCAGGATTTGTATCAACTGATTCAATGGGTCGAACCAATATTAAAGGCATCTATGCGGCAGGAGAAATTACAGGACCCTCTCAATTGATCGTATCTGCTAGCCATGGACATATGGCAGGAGTCGGCATTATTTTCGATTATAGCGCGTCGGCATATAAGAAGAACTAA